The region CGGGAAGGAAAAACTCGACTTCGCGGTCAAAGACGGCGTCATTGTCGTCTCGACCGCCGCCGACCTTGAGCGACCGCGGCCGCCGGCCTCGCCGTAGACCAACTCCGCACGAAGCCATCCCCGTCTGCAGAAAGAGGGCGGCGGGCATTCCCGCTCAACGCGCCGCGTCAGGCCTTCACTCGACGCCTTTCAGGGCCTTGAGGCGTTTCATGATGTCGCTCCCTCCCCGGCCGAAATAATCGTGCAGGGCGTCGTACTCGGCGAAGAGTTTTTCATAGACGGCGTGGGCGGCGGGGGCTGGCGCTCAGCCGGTGGAACCGGGCGGGGCGGCGGCAAGGCCGGCCAGGATGATGGCGACGATGCCTCGGCGGATCATCATAATGGCGAAGGCTGCCAGGATGAGGCTGGCGACCTTGGAGACGGCCCGGGACCCCGCCTGTCCCAGAAGGCGCGTGAAAAGGTCCGCGGCGAGAAAGACGGCGCCTGCGATGGCGATGTTGAGGACGATGGCCACCAGAGTCGGGGCGAGGCCGACTACGTCCGCGAGGATCAGCGAGGAGGTCAGCACCGCCGGGCCGACGACCAGCGGGATGCCGATGGGGACGGCGCCGACGGTCTCGACCTGGCGGGCGAACTTGCGTCCGCTCACCAGGTCCAGCAGGGCGATGGCAAAGAGCAGCACGCCGCCCGCCACCATGAAATCGTAGACGTGGATGCCGATGAGGTCGAAGACCTTCCGGGCGAAGAAGACGAAGACGATGGCGACCACCGTGGCCGTCACCACCGACTGGACGATGATGCGGCGTCGCTCGCGGGGCGAGAGGTCTTCCGTCAGCGTGACGAAAAGGGGAAGGATGGCGAGCGCGTCGACGGCGACGAACAGCGTGACGAAGGCGACGACGAAGTCCTTCACCGGCCGTCCTCCCTCGCAGGGCGACTCCTGCCGGCGTCTTTCTGCCAAACCGCGGGTCGGCTGTAAAGGATTTTCCGAGATGCGCCGCGCGGG is a window of Planctomycetota bacterium DNA encoding:
- a CDS encoding MarC family protein; translation: MKDFVVAFVTLFVAVDALAILPLFVTLTEDLSPRERRRIIVQSVVTATVVAIVFVFFARKVFDLIGIHVYDFMVAGGVLLFAIALLDLVSGRKFARQVETVGAVPIGIPLVVGPAVLTSSLILADVVGLAPTLVAIVLNIAIAGAVFLAADLFTRLLGQAGSRAVSKVASLILAAFAIMMIRRGIVAIILAGLAAAPPGSTG